The following is a genomic window from candidate division WOR-3 bacterium.
GGTTTCAGCAAGTTCATCGATCCACGGACCGATTTCAAATTTTTTTATCAATGTCGCCATTCTTTTCTCGTATTCGATCTTGGAGACCCCAAATAATCCTGCTACTAAGTTGATAAATTCACGACCGGTGAGTTTGTCATAAATGAAAGGCTCGTCCGGAACATAGCCGATAAGTGATTTATATTTTACCGGTTCTTTTTTGAGTTCAATCCCATTGAGTTTGATTTCACCGCTATCAGGGTGGAGTAAACCGGCAATGAGTTTTAAGGTGGTAGTCTTACCTGCGCCGTTAGGTCCGAGCAGGGCAAATATTTCACCTTTTGCCAATTCTAGACTTAAGTTTTTAACTGCCGGCACGCCTGAAAAACTCTTGGAAAGATTTTTTACCAGAAGGGTTTTCATTTAATGGTATTCAAGGACTTCAATTTGGATTCTTCCCACCACTTTCATTACCTCAGCCCAGTCCGCTATCTCTCCTTCTTTTAATTTTAAATGGTAAACATCGGCAGGGAATTGGTTGAAGGTGGGGTCAACCGGAATCCATTTTCCGAGCCAGACTGCACACCATGCATGATAGAAATAGGCATCGCCTTCCAGATTTACCAGACCCACATAAATTTTTGCTGGGATACCCAAGGCCCGTGCCAGGGCGGTGAAGAGAACAGAATGTTCATTGCAGTCACCTTCTTTTGTTTTTAAAACATCAATCGCGGAAGGCATTGAAGGGGTGGGGACTTTATTGAGCATTCGATAGACACCATTGGTTAACCTTTGGCTGATATTGATAACGGATTTTTCATTACCCACAATCCTTTTTGCCGCTTTTATTATTTCGGGATGATCACACTGAATATAGGCGGATGGTTTTAAGAATTCCGTATACTCATTGATGGGAAGATTTGATGGAGGCAGTTGATTGATGTCCGCTCGGGTTATTTCGATGACCAATGGTTCTTTGGAGATCACCTTCTGAAAATCGTCTTCGAGGTCCAAACCTTCATCAGAAATCTCCGAAAGTTTCAATTGGACATAGGTTATCTTTTTATCGGAGGGTAACGGTTGGGCTAATTTTACAGAAAAGAAACCAAGCAGGTCAAATGCCTCTTCGGGCTTGACCTCCCGCAGGGCTTCTTCTTTAGAGATCGGAATCATTTCCATATAGAGATTAGGGGTGGCATTCTTTATAATTTTATTGTCTTCATCAAGCCAGAGATAAGTAAGAATACCCATAAAATTTATCTCAATTTTTTTACCTATTCTTTCTTTATCAAACACTTTCACCCTTTCTGGAGGATATACTTTTATCTTCGCCGCTCCGGTAGACTGGCTTGTGGGGTCAAAATAAGGGATGGTGATTTCATCTCCGGGCTTTAAATTCTTTTTCTGGATGATTAAATCCACGACATCCGGGATATAGGGTTTATCTTTTATTTCTTTGGTCTGAGTTTGTTTTACCCCGTGGGAGTAAGTGGTAAGATTTAACTTATGGTTGTCTATAACCCCTTCAATCTTCGATTCATGGCCTTTAGCATTGATGGCGATAGTAAAATTTTTTAAGGCATAATCTCCGTCGGTGCGGGCAAAAAGATGAGTGGCAAGGGTGGTTATTTCATTCATCATATTTATTGTCATCTGACTGTTCGATTCTATTTCCAAACCTGCTTTAAGGGTTTTAATTTTGGTAAATGTGTAACCCACCCTTTGACCTTTGATAAAAATACCCAGATATTCTTCATTGATTTCTTTTATTGAATCAGTATCGGGTATATTTAGTGTGCGTCCATCATCGCCAGGATGCCCGAGTTGGAGAAGATAAATGGTTACACCGATGACCATCCCGCTGAGAATGAGAATTATGATTTTTTTCAGCTGCATACCAGATTATATCCAACAGCCCAATCAAGTCAATAATATTAATTTTTGAGTCCGTCAGAGATATGGTATCCACTTGATTCTCCTTTTATATACCTACGGTACACAAAAGGCATAAGTTTAGCATACTCAGATCGATAGGCTTTTCGTTGCATTTAAATTTTTTTATCTTTTCAACCCAGAATATTCTTTTAGGGTGGATACCATGTCTTGAAACTATGCGTTTTCCTGATTCCTCACCACTTTTTGTCAAATTATTTTTATGCGCTGGATTATTAGAGGTAGCCGCACCCTTCAGGGTGCGAAATGCCCTAAGATTTAAAAAATTTATCCGCAGGCTAAAGCCTGCGCCTACCATTTTACCGGTTATCCCCTCAGGTTGGCATTTTTTATTTATGCAAGGCTAAAGCCTTGCCCTACAAAAATACCAACGCTAAATCATCGATTACCCTTACAAATTTTGCCCATAATTTTTATTGTCCCTTCATAAGATATGAAAAATGACTCAGTGCATTTTCTTCTTGATTTTTTTTAAAAAATTTATATAATTTTAGTCTTATGGAAATCCTGGACAAGCTAATCAAAGAATATAAAGAGGCAAAGGTCGATATCATTCAGGTGCTTCACCATATTCAGAATGAATATAATTATTTACCCAAGGAAGTGCTGATTAAACTTTCACGGGAGCTTCATATCCCCTTGAGCAAGATTTACAGTATTGCGACATTCTATGCCGCTTTCAGCCTTACCCCCCGGGGTAAACATTTGTGCACGGTCTGCATGGGTACGGCATGTCATGTCCGGGGAGCGCCAGCGGTTTTAAGCCGGATTGAAGAGCGGCTGGGTATAAGACCTGGTGAAACCACACCCGATAATAATTTCACCCTGGAAACAGTGAACTGCCTTGGTGCCTGTGCGTTAGCGCCGATAGTGGTGATTGATGGTGAATACCATGGTCAGACGACCGTAAATAAAATAGATAGGTTATTAGAAAAATATGCCCAGAAGGCAGACAAAATCTAAGGGATTTAGATTAGATTTATTAGTCTGTGCCGGGACCGGTTGCGTATCCAATCGTTCATTTGCGGTAAAAGAGGCTTTAGAAAAAGAGATTGCCAGGCGCGGATTACATGGTGAAGTGCGGGTAATTGCCACTGGTTGTCAGGGTTTCTGCGAGCGGGGACCGATTGTGATCGCCCAGCCGGGTGAGATTTTTTATCAACGGGTGACCGAAAAAGATGTTCCTTATTTAGTTGAAGAACATCTTATCAAAGGTCGGCCAGCGAAGAAATTGATGTATGTTCCGGAAAAGGAAACCCTGCCTGTTCCTCGGATGTCGGAGATTGGATTTTTCAAACACCAGCGCCTCATCGTTTTACGAAATCGGGGTCGGCTGGATCCAGAAAATATCGAAGAGTATATTGCCTTTGATGGATATCGGGCGCTTGAAAAGGTTCTTACCTCTATGACCCCAGAACAGGTTATTGAGGAGATTAAAAAATCGGGATTGCGGGGGAGAGGTGGGGCTGGATTTCCTACAGGCCGTAAATGGGAATTATGTCGGGCTGCTGAAGGTTACCCCAAGTATATCATCTGTAATGGCGATGAAGGCGATCCCGGAGCTTTTATGGACCGGAGTGTTTTGGAGGCCGATCCCCATTCGGTTATTGAAGGGATGCTCATCGGTGCTTATGCAATCGGTGCCCAGAAGGGATTTATATATGTCCGGAAGGAATATCCACTTGCGGTAAAAAGAGTTCAGCACGCTTTAAAACAGGCGATGGATTATGGATTACTGGGTGAGGATATCTTGGGAACAGGATTTAATTTTTTTATTGAAGTAGTCCAAGGTGCTGGTGCCTTTGTCTGTGGTGAGGAGACGGCATTGATGGCGGCAATAGAAGGCCGGGTAGGAAGACCGCGAACCCGACCACCTTATCCGGTGGAGAAGGGATTGTGGGGTAAGCCGACCAATATCAACAATGTTGAAACCTGGGCCAATGTGCCGGTGATAATCCTCCGGGGTGCGGAATGGTTTGCTTCAATCGGTACCGAAAATAGTAAGGGCACAAAGATTTTTTCATTGGTGGGTAAGATTAATAATACCGGACTGGTGGAAGTGCCGATGGGTATTACCCTCCGTGAGATCATTTACGAGATTGGTGGTGGCATTCCGAATAATAAAAGGTTCAAAGCCGTGCAGACGGGCGGACCATCCGGAGGTTGTATACCCGAGGCACACTTGGACCTGCCGATAGATTATGAGAGTCTTACTGCGGTCGGTTCCATGATGGGTTCGGGCGGTATGATTGTGATGGATGAGGATACCTGTATGGTGGATGTGGCGCGCTATTTCCTGAATTTCACACAGCAGGAATCCTGTGGTAAATGCGTTCCCTGCCGACTGGGCACAAAACAGATGGTAGATATTTTAAATCGTATTGTGGAAGGCAAAGGCAAAGAGGGTGATGTGGAGCTTTTAGAATCCATTGGTGAGAATGTAAAGCTTGCTTCCCTCTGTGGCCTGGGACAGACGGCACCCAATCCGGTTTTGACAACGATAAAATATTTTAAAGAAGAGTATCTTGCACACATCAAAGAAAAACGATGTCCAGCACTCGTCTGTAAGGCGCTAATTTCTTATGTGATAGACCCGGCATTGTGTACCGGCTGTATGGCTTGTGCTAAGAATTGCCCGACTCAGGCGATAACGGGTGAACTTAAGAAAGTTCATGCGATTGACCAATCAAAATGTATCAAGTGCGGTATCTGCCTCAGTGTTTGTCCTACGAAATTTGGTGCCGTGAAAAAGGTGACACCGGCAATATGAGTTTGAGAAAAGATTTCAAGTCGAAATTTTAGAGGAAAAATGACGATAATTATTAATGGCAAAGAATATAAAACCAAAAGAGGTGAGACTGTCTTAGAAGTCTGCCGGCGGGAAGGGATTTATATTCCGACCCTCTGTTATCAAGAAAATCTTTCTCCTTACGGTGGCTGTCGGCTTTGTATTGTTGAGGTGGAAGGAAATCCCAGACCGATGACGGCGTGCACCTTGCCGGTTCAAGATGGGATGGTCATAAACACTGATACTCCGCTTCTTAGGGCATTGAGAAAATTTACCCTTGAGTTGATTCTTTCCGAACATCCCTATTCATGTTTGATTTGTGCGAAGAAAACGGATTGTAACAATTATATGGAGTGTATTGAAAAAGAACCAATTACTTTTGGCTGTAAATACTGTGCGGCGAATGGTGTTTGTGAACTGCAGAAACTCGTGGAGGAATTTGGGATCAAAGAAATCCCCCATCGATTCCAGTACCGTAATCTACCAGTTGAAAATTATGACCCATTCTTTGAGCGGGATTATAATTTATGCATCCTTTGCGGTAGATGCGTCCGCGCCTGTAATGAATTGAGAAATGCGGCAGTGATTGATTTCCACCATCGTGGTCCTAAAACCCTTGTGGGAACTGCCTTTGCACTTTCCCATATTGAAGCAAATTGCCAGTTCTGTGGAGCCTGTGTGGATGCTTGTCCGACTGGGGCGATGCGAGAGCGCTATAGCAAATATTTGGGTAGACCCGACCAAGTGGTTAAAAGTTATTGTATGCTCTGTAGTATTGGGTGTCAAATCAACGCCGAGATTAAAGATGGTAAGATCATCAGGACTACCCCAAATGGAGATCCACTCTGTGTGCGGGGACGTTTCGGGATTGCACCGCTGATTAACCATCCTAAGAGGGTTATCACTCCGCTTTTGCGGAAGGATGGTCATTTGGTAGAGCTTAATTGGGATGAAGCACTGGAGATCGTGGAAAAGATATTTAGAGATCATAAGGAGCGGACCGGGGTTATTTTTGCACCAGATTTACCGGTAGAGGCGATAAATGCGTTAAGCACCTTCGCCGATATTTCGGGTATTGAGAATTTTGGTGCCGAGATGAGAAGCATCGAAAATTTTGCCACAGCCTGCCTTGAGAAATTCGATACGAAACTGGCGATAATCGCCCTGAATATTGATATAATAAACGATTTTAATGTATTCCTCCTTAAAATGCGAAAGATCGTAAAAGAGAAACCAGTGGTCATTTTGATTGATCCGATAAAAACAAAATCTGCGGAGATGGTTGATTTGTATCTGCGTCCTCGGTTGGGTGAAGAATGGGCAGTAGTAGATGCGATCCTTGGTAAAGAGAAACCCCGTGAGTTTGCCGGGATTAAAAAAGATGAACTGCTGGAGGCACGAAAACTCATCGTCCATCGCGATATTTGTGTATTATATAATCCTTTCAATATC
Proteins encoded in this region:
- a CDS encoding ABC transporter ATP-binding protein codes for the protein MKTLLVKNLSKSFSGVPAVKNLSLELAKGEIFALLGPNGAGKTTTLKLIAGLLHPDSGEIKLNGIELKKEPVKYKSLIGYVPDEPFIYDKLTGREFINLVAGLFGVSKIEYEKRMATLIKKFEIGPWIDELAETYSHGMKQKIIMCQLLIHDPLLILIDEPLVGLDPKMSKVVRETFMELAQQGKTLMVSTHTLYFAQQIAHRLGIINKGELKFVGTPEELAQLTGRKDIEEIYLKLTEES
- a CDS encoding transglutaminase family protein; the protein is MQLKKIIILILSGMVIGVTIYLLQLGHPGDDGRTLNIPDTDSIKEINEEYLGIFIKGQRVGYTFTKIKTLKAGLEIESNSQMTINMMNEITTLATHLFARTDGDYALKNFTIAINAKGHESKIEGVIDNHKLNLTTYSHGVKQTQTKEIKDKPYIPDVVDLIIQKKNLKPGDEITIPYFDPTSQSTGAAKIKVYPPERVKVFDKERIGKKIEINFMGILTYLWLDEDNKIIKNATPNLYMEMIPISKEEALREVKPEEAFDLLGFFSVKLAQPLPSDKKITYVQLKLSEISDEGLDLEDDFQKVISKEPLVIEITRADINQLPPSNLPINEYTEFLKPSAYIQCDHPEIIKAAKRIVGNEKSVINISQRLTNGVYRMLNKVPTPSMPSAIDVLKTKEGDCNEHSVLFTALARALGIPAKIYVGLVNLEGDAYFYHAWCAVWLGKWIPVDPTFNQFPADVYHLKLKEGEIADWAEVMKVVGRIQIEVLEYH
- the nuoE gene encoding NADH-quinone oxidoreductase subunit NuoE, with the protein product MEILDKLIKEYKEAKVDIIQVLHHIQNEYNYLPKEVLIKLSRELHIPLSKIYSIATFYAAFSLTPRGKHLCTVCMGTACHVRGAPAVLSRIEERLGIRPGETTPDNNFTLETVNCLGACALAPIVVIDGEYHGQTTVNKIDRLLEKYAQKADKI
- the nuoF gene encoding NADH-quinone oxidoreductase subunit NuoF, which produces MPRRQTKSKGFRLDLLVCAGTGCVSNRSFAVKEALEKEIARRGLHGEVRVIATGCQGFCERGPIVIAQPGEIFYQRVTEKDVPYLVEEHLIKGRPAKKLMYVPEKETLPVPRMSEIGFFKHQRLIVLRNRGRLDPENIEEYIAFDGYRALEKVLTSMTPEQVIEEIKKSGLRGRGGAGFPTGRKWELCRAAEGYPKYIICNGDEGDPGAFMDRSVLEADPHSVIEGMLIGAYAIGAQKGFIYVRKEYPLAVKRVQHALKQAMDYGLLGEDILGTGFNFFIEVVQGAGAFVCGEETALMAAIEGRVGRPRTRPPYPVEKGLWGKPTNINNVETWANVPVIILRGAEWFASIGTENSKGTKIFSLVGKINNTGLVEVPMGITLREIIYEIGGGIPNNKRFKAVQTGGPSGGCIPEAHLDLPIDYESLTAVGSMMGSGGMIVMDEDTCMVDVARYFLNFTQQESCGKCVPCRLGTKQMVDILNRIVEGKGKEGDVELLESIGENVKLASLCGLGQTAPNPVLTTIKYFKEEYLAHIKEKRCPALVCKALISYVIDPALCTGCMACAKNCPTQAITGELKKVHAIDQSKCIKCGICLSVCPTKFGAVKKVTPAI
- a CDS encoding 2Fe-2S iron-sulfur cluster-binding protein, producing the protein MTIIINGKEYKTKRGETVLEVCRREGIYIPTLCYQENLSPYGGCRLCIVEVEGNPRPMTACTLPVQDGMVINTDTPLLRALRKFTLELILSEHPYSCLICAKKTDCNNYMECIEKEPITFGCKYCAANGVCELQKLVEEFGIKEIPHRFQYRNLPVENYDPFFERDYNLCILCGRCVRACNELRNAAVIDFHHRGPKTLVGTAFALSHIEANCQFCGACVDACPTGAMRERYSKYLGRPDQVVKSYCMLCSIGCQINAEIKDGKIIRTTPNGDPLCVRGRFGIAPLINHPKRVITPLLRKDGHLVELNWDEALEIVEKIFRDHKERTGVIFAPDLPVEAINALSTFADISGIENFGAEMRSIENFATACLEKFDTKLAIIALNIDIINDFNVFLLKMRKIVKEKPVVILIDPIKTKSAEMVDLYLRPRLGEEWAVVDAILGKEKPREFAGIKKDELLEARKLIVHRDICVLYNPFNIKPENLSAKVKCFPLIGTLNFPILNSGKLFSADDIFDNEEIECLYLIGVNLPPGKRYKKVIVQDCFLPDFDFDLFLPAATFMEIEGSFIDFYGKEKKLKKVIEPPGNARADEWIIKNIIERLDFAITGKTNKPRTVQQKEMSVDATYPFSLVVRENVFRYRNKALSKILTGFKKFRQDHYLWINPADARQLKIESGRPVKVIAQDFTTVIEILVTEDVPPGILLAYYDREKGLIRNCSVRIERL